A window from Salmo trutta chromosome 29, fSalTru1.1, whole genome shotgun sequence encodes these proteins:
- the LOC115166942 gene encoding butyrophilin subfamily 1 member A1-like isoform X1, translating into MVICEHLIGKEVIMMTGTACWCGTLLLLLHIADSERFEVLGSTRAIVAVAGDDIILPCSIKPSITAEDMRVDWFRINLPDPQSNIRVHLYQDGRDKYHDQVLSYRGRTSLFKEELKKGNTSLKLTRVQGTDDGHYKCLVESKTHYDDATIQVYVTAIGSKPEVSIERQKGGGMALLCVSKGWFPEPELKWLDSEGVTLSAGPSETDRDDEGFYIVKLKIPVKDTDNLFTCRLRQRQQHEVIKMETEFHIPSELILVHTKTWTVALAVIVSLVIVLMVILAFTIWRRNALRNDYDASRAEHSQELEQVKDELRPELEKNFNTKLKILADQLDLVNMKGCPELETIRKHAVDVTLDPDTAHPQLILSEDRKQVRCGDIKQDLPDNPERFHNVLYVLGKEGFSSGRFYYEVQVKGKTGWTLGVVIESINGKKIDLRPENGCWTVCLMDGKYKAFTGPSVVLCLREKPQKLGVFVDYEEGQVSFYNVEARSHIFSFTGCTFTEKLCPLFYCGTIDNSAPLVITPVGVTD; encoded by the exons ATGGTGATCTGCGAGCATCTAATT GGTAAAGAGGTCATCATGATGACTGGGACAGCTTGTTGGTGTGGGACTCTGCTGCTTCTCCTGCACATAGCAGACTCTG AGAGGTTTGAGGTGCTTGGTTCGACTCGTGCCATTGTTGCTGTGGCTGGTGATGACATCATTCTGCCCTGTTCTATCAAACCGAGTATCACCGCTGAGGACATGAGAGTTGACTGGTTCAGAATCAACCTCCCAGACCCTCAGTCAAACATTAGAGTCCATCTCTACCAAGATGGCAGAGACAAATACCATGATCAGGTCCTCTCCTACAGGGGAAGGACATCATTGTTTAAAGAGGAACTGAAGAAGGGCAACACCTCTTTGAAACTGACCAGGGTACAAGGCACTGATGATGGACATTATAAATGTCTTGTTGAGTCTAAGACACATTATGATGATGCCACCATTCAAGTCTACGTCACAG CTATAGGATCCAAGCCAGAGGTTTCCattgagagacagaaaggaggagGGATGGCTCTGCTGTGTGTATCTAAAGGCTGGTTCCCTGAGCCTGAGTTGAAGTGGCTGGACAGTGAAGGGGTCACTCTGTCTGCTGGAccgtcagagacagacagggacgatGAGGGATTCTACATAGTCAAACTAAAGATCCCCGTTAAGGATACTGACAACCTCTTTACCTGCAGACTGAGACAGAGGCAGCAACATGAGGTGATTAAGATGGAGACAGAGTTTCACATCCCTA GTGAGCTGATCCTTGTTCACACAAAAACATGGACAGTGGCCCTTGCAGTGATTGTCTCTCTGGTCATTGTCCTTATGGTCATATTAGCTTTCACCATTTGGCGCAGGAATGCTTTGCGCAATGACTATG ATGCATCCAGAGCTGAACACAGTCAAGAGCTAG AGCAAGTTAAAGATGAACTCAGACCTGAGTTGG AGAAAAATTTCAACACTAAGCTGA AGATACTTGCGGATCAGCTGG ATTTAGTAAACATGAAGGGCTGTCCAG AACTTGAAACCATCAGAAAACATGCAG TGGATGTGACTCTAGATCCTGATACAGCACATCCCCAACTCATCCTGTCTGAAGACAGGAAACAAGTGAGATGTGGAGACATAAAACAGGATCTCCCTGACAACCCAGAGAGGTTTCATAATGTTCTCTATGTCCTGGGAAAGGAGGGCTTCTCCTCAGGGAGATTCTACTATGAGGTTCAGGTGAAGGGGAAGACTGGGTGGACTTTAGGAGTGGTCATAGAGTCCATAAACGGGAAGAAGATTGACCTGAGACCTGAGAATGGATGCTGGACTGTGTGTCTGATGGATGGAAAGTACAAGGCTTTCACTGGCCCCTCTGTCGTCCTCTGCCTGAGAGAGAAGCCCCAGAAGTTGGGGGTGTTTGTGGATTATGAGGAGGGTCAGGTCTCTTTCTACAATGTAGAGGCCAGGTCTCATATCTTCTCTTTCACTGGCTGCACCTTCACTGAGAAACTCTGTCCATTATTTTATTGTGGTACTATTGATAACTCAGCCCCACTGGTCATCACTCCTGTAGGTGTCACTGACTAA
- the LOC115166942 gene encoding butyrophilin subfamily 1 member A1-like isoform X2: MVICEHLIGKEVIMMTGTACWCGTLLLLLHIADSERFEVLGSTRAIVAVAGDDIILPCSIKPSITAEDMRVDWFRINLPDPQSNIRVHLYQDGRDKYHDQVLSYRGRTSLFKEELKKGNTSLKLTRVQGTDDGHYKCLVESKTHYDDATIQVYVTAIGSKPEVSIERQKGGGMALLCVSKGWFPEPELKWLDSEGVTLSAGPSETDRDDEGFYIVKLKIPVKDTDNLFTCRLRQRQQHEVIKMETEFHIPSELILVHTKTWTVALAVIVSLVIVLMVILAFTIWRRNALRNDYDASRAEHSQELEQVKDELRPELEKNFNTKLKILADQLDLVNMKGCPELETIRKHAVDVTLDPDTAHHYSCVPE; the protein is encoded by the exons ATGGTGATCTGCGAGCATCTAATT GGTAAAGAGGTCATCATGATGACTGGGACAGCTTGTTGGTGTGGGACTCTGCTGCTTCTCCTGCACATAGCAGACTCTG AGAGGTTTGAGGTGCTTGGTTCGACTCGTGCCATTGTTGCTGTGGCTGGTGATGACATCATTCTGCCCTGTTCTATCAAACCGAGTATCACCGCTGAGGACATGAGAGTTGACTGGTTCAGAATCAACCTCCCAGACCCTCAGTCAAACATTAGAGTCCATCTCTACCAAGATGGCAGAGACAAATACCATGATCAGGTCCTCTCCTACAGGGGAAGGACATCATTGTTTAAAGAGGAACTGAAGAAGGGCAACACCTCTTTGAAACTGACCAGGGTACAAGGCACTGATGATGGACATTATAAATGTCTTGTTGAGTCTAAGACACATTATGATGATGCCACCATTCAAGTCTACGTCACAG CTATAGGATCCAAGCCAGAGGTTTCCattgagagacagaaaggaggagGGATGGCTCTGCTGTGTGTATCTAAAGGCTGGTTCCCTGAGCCTGAGTTGAAGTGGCTGGACAGTGAAGGGGTCACTCTGTCTGCTGGAccgtcagagacagacagggacgatGAGGGATTCTACATAGTCAAACTAAAGATCCCCGTTAAGGATACTGACAACCTCTTTACCTGCAGACTGAGACAGAGGCAGCAACATGAGGTGATTAAGATGGAGACAGAGTTTCACATCCCTA GTGAGCTGATCCTTGTTCACACAAAAACATGGACAGTGGCCCTTGCAGTGATTGTCTCTCTGGTCATTGTCCTTATGGTCATATTAGCTTTCACCATTTGGCGCAGGAATGCTTTGCGCAATGACTATG ATGCATCCAGAGCTGAACACAGTCAAGAGCTAG AGCAAGTTAAAGATGAACTCAGACCTGAGTTGG AGAAAAATTTCAACACTAAGCTGA AGATACTTGCGGATCAGCTGG ATTTAGTAAACATGAAGGGCTGTCCAG AACTTGAAACCATCAGAAAACATGCAG TGGATGTGACTCTAGACCCTGATACAGCACATCACTATTCATGTGTCCCAGAGTAA